Proteins encoded within one genomic window of Oncorhynchus nerka isolate Pitt River linkage group LG17, Oner_Uvic_2.0, whole genome shotgun sequence:
- the LOC115144888 gene encoding dual specificity mitogen-activated protein kinase kinase 2-like has product MAPKRRPVPLNITPIGEGQSISTTIDAASEANLEALQKKLGELDLDEQQRKRLEAFLTQKAQVGELKDDDFHPICELGAGNGGVVNKVRHKPSRLVMARKLIHLEIKPAIRNQIIRELQVLHECNSPYIVGFYGAFYSDGEISICMEHMDGGSLDQVLKEARRIPEEILGKVSIAVLRGLAYLREKHQIMHRDVKPSNILVNSRGEIKLCDFGVSGQLIDSMANSFVGTRSYMSPERLQGTHYSVQSDVWSMGLSLVELAIGRYPIPPPDAKELETIFGRPVQDGAEGEPQAPSNRLPRPPGGRPVSGHGMDSRPAMAIFELLDYIVNEPPPRLPLGVFTNDFQEFVTKCLIKNPAERADLKMLMNHTFIKRAEVEEVDFAGWMCKTMGLNQPSTPTRITE; this is encoded by the exons ATGGCTCCGAAGAGAAGACCCGTTCCCCTAAATATCACGCCCATTGGAGAGGGGCAGTCCATCTCCACGACCATTGATGCTGCGTCCGA AGCCAATCTGGAGGCCTTACAGAAGAAGCTAGGCGAGCTAGATTTGGACGAACAGCAGAGGAAACGTCTGGAGGCTTTCCTCACCCAGAAAGCCCAAGTGGGCGAGCTGAAAGATGACGATTTCCATCCCATATGTGAGCTGGGCGCTGGCAACGGTGGAGTGGTCAACAAGGTCCGCCACAAACCCTCCAGACTGGTCATGGCCCGGAAG CTCATCCACCTGGAGATTAAGCCTGCCATCAGGAACCAGATAATCAGAGAGCTGCAGGTGCTCCATGAGTGTAACTCTCCCTACATCGTGGGCTTCTACGGGGCTTTCTACAGCGATGGCGAGATCAGTATCTGTATGGAGCACATG GATGGAGGCTCTCTGGATCAGGTACTGAAGGAAGCCAGGAGAattcctgaggagatcctgggcAAAGTCAGCATAGCA GTACTCAGAGGACTTGCCTATCTGCGGGAAAAACACCAGATCATGCACAGAG ACGTCAAGCCCTCCAACATCCTGGTGAACTCGCGCGGGGAGATCAAGCTGTGTGACTTTGGCGTGAGTGGCCAGCTCATCGACTCCATGGCCAACTCCTTCGTGGGAACGCGCTCCTACATGTCG CCGGAGAGACTGCAGGGCACACACTACTCTGTGCAGTCAGACGTGTGGAGCATGGGCCTGTCCCTGGTGGAGCTGGCCATCGGCCGCTACCCCATCCCCCCGCCTGACGCCAAGGAGCTGGAAACCATCTTTGGCCGGCCAGTACAGGATGGAGCTGAGGGGGAACCACAGGCCCCCTCCAACCGCCTCCCCAGACCACCAGGAGGACGACCAGTCAGCG GACATGGGATGGACAGTCGACCTGCCATGGCTATATTTGAGCTACTGGACTACATTGTCAATGAG CCTCCTCCCAGGCTTCCACTCGGTGTCTTCACCAACGATTTCCAGGAGTTTGTGACAAAATG TCTGATCAAGAATCCAGCGGAGAGAGCTGACCTGAAGATGCTGATG